The sequence AGGCTGAACAGCCCGGGCCAGTGGGCGCAGAGCTTGAACCCCTGGGCTTCCATAGACAGCGGGTGGTGGCTGCCCGCCTGTTCCCGCCGGCCCGCTCGAGGCTTGGGCCTGTTTTTACCAACAAGAATTTCGCGGCCGGACCGTTTGGTCTTCTTGCCGGGCTTACTGGCCGGCCGGCGCTTCATGGCCGAATCCCCATCTCCATGAGGCGCCGGCGAGCCTTGGCCCGAGCCGGAGCGTTGCCCGTGCGTAGCTTCCGGCGCAAGAGCCAGCACCGAAACGAATCTTCATCAATCTGCCAGCCCCCCCGCCGGCCTCGGGGTTGATCGGCCTCGAATGAGCCACGGCGGCATTCCAGTCTGAGCGAATAGATCGAAAAGCCGGATTCCTTGCTGGCGTCTTCAATGGTCATATCGGTTCCTCTTCAGGCGTGTGCCTAACTCTGTGGCTCCTCAATGCGCAGGGCACCCCGGACCAAGCGACTCCAGGCAAGCAAAGCGTAGCCGAGAACAAAGTGCGGCGCCGCGGCGGCCATCGAGGTGAACGTGTAGGGTGGTAGTAGTTTCATGGGTGGTTGGTGTGTTTGGTTTTGGTGTCGGATGACCCGTGCGCAAACATCCCGCGGGACCATCAAATTGAGCCGGGCCGTGGCCTCGGAGCGTGTGGGGGAGGTTTTGTGTGTCATAGTATTGCCTCAAGCAGGTTGACCGGCAGTGAACGACGGAAGTTTTTCGATCGCCTGGCGTTGAGCCTCCAACGAAAGGTGGGTGTATCGTCGGTGCGCGGAATCCGTCGAGTGGCCGGCTATGGCCTTGCGCACGTCGGCATTCACGTCCGCGTTGGCCATCCGCGAGATCATGGTGTGCCGCAGGGAGTGGAAACTTTTTGCCCGGGTCTGTCGGCCTTTGCCCTTCTTCTCCAGACCCTTTTCGCGGTCGATGCCGGCCGCCTTCATCAAGCGGGCAAATTCGTTCGAGAGTCCGCCGTGCGATCCCGGCTTGCGGCCGTGGAGGCTCGGGAAGAGGGGAGCAGCGCCGATCCCCTGAGGGAGAGTCTCGAGTGCCGTGACCAACTCCGAGCACATGGACACAACGAGAGGTTGTCCGTCTTTGTGCCTGGTCTTGCTCGGCCGGAAGGTGAGGGTCTTTTGCCCGAGGTCCACGTTTGCCCAGGTGAGGCCGGCAGCATCGGCCAGACGCAGGCCGGCCCAAGCGGCCAAGAGAATCATGCCCCGCCATTCCTTAGACGCGACATTCAGCAGGCCCGCCACCTCAGCATTGGTGAAGGGCTGCCTCGACTCGCTGGCATGCCCGAAAGTCCGGACGGCCTCGGCCGGATTGTGCAGCAGCAGGCCCAAACGTTTAGCCCGGGCAAGTGCCGCGGAAATGACTTTGAGCCCGTAGTCGGCAGTTGATGCGCTCTTTCCTTTCTCGATCTCGCTGCGGTGCCAGACCTCGATCTCTGCGGCGGTCAGGCTTGCCACGCTTGCCGACATTCTCCCGGCGCCGAGGGCGGCGAGAAAACTCGTGACCACCGGCTCGTATCGCTTGACCGTAGCCGGCGACCGCAGCGTTGTTCGGGCGGCTTCGACATATCCGCTGAGCGTGTCGGCAATGGTCTGACGATTGAGACTCTCGCCCATCGTTTGCTCCATCAATTCGCCGAGCACCTTCGTGCTGGCGGCTTGGGTGAGTTCGTGAAGCCGGGCCTGTAGCGCGGCCTTTTCCCAAGCATCGGCGACCGCCTGCGCCTTCTTGTGGTGCGTCTGTTTGGTGCTGCGGCAAACACGTCTTCCGAGGGCGTCGGTGAAGCGTGCGGAATAGTATTTGCTCTTCGGATGTTTGGTGATGCTGGCCACTGGTAATCACAAAAGTAAGCCAATATCAGGATGTGTCAAGCGGGCTCCAGTGGTCTGTTTACTCTGTAGAGCATCACCTGTCAAAGAGGCAGATAGAAACCCTCGTTCTATCCGTTGAACTACGGGGACGTTTGAAGATCTCTGAACTCATGCCGCATGCGCGCGGCGAGAGCAAGAGCAATGGATTGGGCTGGCGGGGGCGGGGGCGGGGTAGGGAAAAGTTGTGGTTTATGCCGATGTGGAAAATAGCTTTTGTCGCGGTGTCGCTTTGCGCGTTCGGTGCAGGCTGCAAGCCGCATCCTGGTGCCGATGCTGCGAAGCCCGCGGATTCCGCCGCGCCGCCTGCTGCTGAGGTGCCTGCTGCCGAGGCGCCTTCCGCGGAGATGGTGGTCGCAGGGCAGAGCGGCGGAACATCCTCCGAAATGCTCGAGCCGCTGTCGGCAGACGGCCTTGCCGGGTCTTACCGTGATCCCGACGCGCCGGAAGTGCTGTATGAGTTTGCGTTGGATGGCACGTGGCAGGCGACATGGCGGCCGCCGGGCGGGGGCGGGAGCGGGAGCGGATTGCGCATGTCCGGCACTTACATCGTCGATGAGGAAATGGTCGGTCTGCAGTGCCGCAGCTTTTCCCGCTTCGACCCGATGATCGGGGATTTCGCGGAAGAAAGCGTGCCTTCGTCACCGCGTCCGCGATGCCTTTTCCGCATGGAGGGTCCGGCCCTTGTCATGCAGGTGAAGAAAGCAGCCGAACCTTTCGTCATGCCGCCGTTCACGGCTCGGCGCTTGGTCAAAGCGGACAACTGAGCACGGCGTCGGGCTCGTGCGGTCCGGGTTTGACCTGAAGCCGCGGGATTGGCGATGATTTGCGCCTTATGAGCCAAGGAATTCTGTCGGGCAAAACGGGCGTCGTTTTCGGCGTGGCCAACAAACGCAGCATTGCGTGGGCCATCGCCAAGGCATGGAAAGAAGCGGGGGCGAACCTCATCTTCAATTACCAGGGCGAGCGGGTGA comes from Chthoniobacterales bacterium and encodes:
- a CDS encoding site-specific integrase, with the protein product MASITKHPKSKYYSARFTDALGRRVCRSTKQTHHKKAQAVADAWEKAALQARLHELTQAASTKVLGELMEQTMGESLNRQTIADTLSGYVEAARTTLRSPATVKRYEPVVTSFLAALGAGRMSASVASLTAAEIEVWHRSEIEKGKSASTADYGLKVISAALARAKRLGLLLHNPAEAVRTFGHASESRQPFTNAEVAGLLNVASKEWRGMILLAAWAGLRLADAAGLTWANVDLGQKTLTFRPSKTRHKDGQPLVVSMCSELVTALETLPQGIGAAPLFPSLHGRKPGSHGGLSNEFARLMKAAGIDREKGLEKKGKGRQTRAKSFHSLRHTMISRMANADVNADVRKAIAGHSTDSAHRRYTHLSLEAQRQAIEKLPSFTAGQPA